A single genomic interval of Musa acuminata AAA Group cultivar baxijiao chromosome BXJ3-4, Cavendish_Baxijiao_AAA, whole genome shotgun sequence harbors:
- the LOC135637027 gene encoding glutathione S-transferase F9-like: MAVKVYGKPQAVCPQRVMHCLVEKGVPFEFVLVDIDAMEHKRPEYMEKHPFGQVPFIADGDFELFESRAIVRYFAAKYADRGPNLLGRTAEERAKVEQWLDVEAISYSPCAFTIVFNLFLLPIRGLPGNKGEAVAAMEKLDKVLEVYEEQLSRTKYLAGDEFTLADLTHIPVTRYIVEHCGLAYLLDDKPHAKAWWEDVSRRPAWKKVMSFVASGASFYAP; this comes from the exons ATGGCGGTGAAGGTGTATGGAAAGCCACAGGCAGTGTGCCCGCAGAGAGTGATGCATTGCCTGGTGGAGAAGGGCGTCCCCTTCGAGTTCGTCCTCGTCGacatcgacgccatggagcacaaGCGGCCTGAGTACATGGAGAAACAT CCGTTCGGCCAAGTTCCCTTCATTGCTGATGGCGACTTCGAGCTCTTCG AGTCTCGGGCCATCGTGCGGTACTTTGCGGCCAAGTACGCGGACCGCGGGCCCAACCTTCTCGGCCGGACGGCGGAGGAGCGAGCCAAGGTGGAGCAGTGGCTGGACGTGGAGGCCATCAGCTACAGCCCCTGCGCGTTCACAATCGTGTTCAACCTTTTCCTGTTGCCCATCCGCGGCCTCCCGGGGAACAAAGGCGAGGCCGTGGCCGCCATGGAGAAGCTCGACAAGGTCCTCGAGGTGTACGAGGAGCAGCTGTCGCGGACCAAGTACTTGGCCGGGGACGAGTTCACGCTGGCCGACCTGACCCACATCCCCGTGACGCGCTACATCGTGGAGCACTGCGGCCTGGCGTACCTCCTCGATGACAAGCCGCATGCCAAGGCGTGGTGGGAAGACGTCAGCCGCCGGCCGGCGTGGAAGAAGGTGATGAGCTTTGTGGCGTCCGGGGCGTCATTCTACGCCCCCTAG
- the LOC135637028 gene encoding probable cytokinin riboside 5'-monophosphate phosphoribohydrolase LOGL6: protein MMEDQTQAKSTAVAKRRASSSSSSSPSSRFKRVCVFCGSSTGKKKGYQLAAIQLGKELVERNIDLVYGGGSVGLMGLVSQAVFDGGRHVLGIIPRTLMPKEITGETIGEVQPVAGMHQRKAEMARQADAFVALPGGYGTLEELLEVITWAQLGIHDKPVSVDLNTSFMNMFLNTCPFYSHDFSYCIFYYHRGVPIMSMQQF, encoded by the exons ATGATGGAGGACCAAACGCAAGCGAAGTCAACGGCAGTCGCTAAGAGAAGggcgtcatcgtcgtcgtcgtcgtcgccatcATCACGGTTCAAAAGAGTCTGCGTGTTCTGCGGTAGCAGCACAGGGAAGAAGAAAGGCTATCAGCTCGCAGCTATCCAACTAGGAAAAGAATTG GTGGAGAGGAACATAGACTTGGTGTACGGCGGAGGGAGCGTTGGGCTCATGGGTCTCGTCTCGCAAGCTGTTTTTGACGGCGGCCGCCATGTCTTAGG GATAATTCCAAGGACGCTCATGCCCAAAGAG ATAACCGGAGAGACCATAGGGGAAGTGCAGCCCGTCGCCGGAATGCACCAGAGGAAAGCCGAGATGGCACGTCAGGCTGATGCCTTTGTTGCTCTTCCCG GAGGGTACGGAACCCTAGAAGAACTGCTCGAGGTGATAACTTGGGCTCAGCTGGGAATCCATGACAAGCCGGTATCTGTCGATCTGAAcacttcttttatgaatatgTTTCTGAACACTTGTCCTTTTTACTCTCATGATTTTTCTTACTGTATCTTCTACTACCACAGAGGTGTACCAATAATGTCGATGCAACAGTTTTAG
- the LOC103980636 gene encoding uncharacterized protein LOC103980636, whose product MGNTKPPVASKRRKKKKGRPSLLDLQRRSLRLQRLEQGEEDQHPSPNPDDDPRRPSSRLKPDAAAEAAAAADDDEDEDGDDHSGRRRREKKLRLVLRLPNIPSADTAASGSESDGRRAGKIGPAGSDAQTEGQNPASKGMDLPQDSGPTTPLPDKKLLVFILDRLQKKDTYGVFAEPVDPEELPDYHDIIKHPMDFATIRKKLSGGAYANLEQFEKDVILICSNAMQYNAPDTIYYRQARSIQELAKKNFENLRQESDDNEPEPKPVRRGRPPSKNIQKKVGRPPVDRAGSNFSSNATHSNAGDSSHWTSLSHDLSRKGLDKTSSSELPAKPYGLRIIESHSLTGDHKSERNEDNSGSAVKGFSMKYPKKSLVIDENRRITYSHPQVFGSISEPSVLTTFEGERKQLIPVGLYMEHAYARSLARFAANLGPIGWEIAAKRIESVLPPGTKFGRGWVGDNEVPQQSQPPLLTRSPSRVSQPESTPTTSALASEHSRSGLLTEVCANTTPATSSPLSSRVLDSGEVIARNHESAFKPQSAVGGQGNWQKTPFHLNQAAPAMQPTLNGFNNPLGFNHPSQVGKSVITCASPESFSSEAMRTHSRARDMVARNSSQTTISNFNMDKVTMVADPSTSSSSGSHLPDSGHDSQGTWRGLSINPKSASVPPDLNVGFQTPGSPVSGFLLDSQNPNLSLQL is encoded by the exons ATGGGCAACACGAAGCCGCCCGTGGCGTcgaagaggagaaagaagaagaagggccGTCCCTCTCTCTTGGATCTCCAGCGCCGCAGCCTCCGTCTCCAGCGCCTCGAGCAGGGGGAAGAGGATCAGCACCCCAGCCCTAACCCCGACGACGATCCGCGCCGCCCCTCCTCTCGCCTCAAACCCGATGCAGCCGCCGAGGCGGCGGCGGCCGCTGACgacgacgaggacgaggacgGCGACGATCACTCAGGTCGCAGAAGGCGGGAGAAGAAGCTCCGTCTCGTCCTCCGCCTCCCTAACATCCCCTCCGCTGATACTGCCGCCTCCGGCTCCGAATCCGATGGCCGCAGGGCGGGAAAGATCGGCCCCGCTGGATCGGATGCGCAG ACGGAAGGGCAGAATCCTGCGTCGAAAGGGATGGATCTTCCACAAG ATTCTGGGCCCACTACACCATTGCCGGACAAAAAGTTGCTGGTTTTCATCCTCGACAGGCTGCAGAA GAAAGATACTTATGGTGTTTTTGCGGAGCCGGTTGATCCTGAGGAG CTTCCAGATTACCATGATATTATCAAGCATCCGATGGATTTTGCGACCATCAGGAAGAAGCTGTCAGGTGGAGCATATGCGAACCTGGAGCAATTTGAG AAAGATGTCATCTTAATCTGCTCAAATGCAATGCAATACAATGCACCAGATACAATATACTACAGACAG GCCCGATCCATACAAGAGCTTGCAAAAAAGAACTTTGAGAATTTAAGACAAGAAAGTGATGATAATGAACCAGAACCAAAGCCAGTAAGGAGAGGTAGGCCGCCATCTAAGAATATTCAAAAGAAGGTTGGTAGGCCTCCTGTTGACCGTGCTGGTTCCAACTTCTCTTCAAATGCAACACATTCTAATGCCGGAGATAGTAGTCACTGGACTAGCTTATCACATGATTTGTCACGAAAAGGGTTAGACAAAACAAGTTCATCCGAGTTACCGGCAAAGCCTTATGGTCTTcgcattattgaatctcatagttTGACTGGCGATCACAAGTCTGAAAGAAATGAGGATAATTCAG GTTCTGCAGTTaagggtttctcgatgaaatatcCCAAGAAGTCCTTGGTCATAGATGAAAATCGTCGTATCACATATAGCCATCCCCAGGTATTCGGCTCCATAAGTGAACCATCAGTATTAACAACATTTGAGGGAGAGAGAAAGCAACTTATTCCT GTTGGCCTTTACATGGAGCACGCATATGCCAGGAGCTTGGCACGTTTTGCTGCAAACCTTGGTCCCATTGGCTGGGAAATTGCTGCTAAAAGAATTGAAAGTGTCCTTCCTCCCGGAACAAAATTTGGCCGTGGATGGGTTGGAGATAATGAAGTACCACAACAGTCTCAGCCGCCCTTACTAACTAGATCTCCTTCCCGTGTTTCTCAACCAGAAAGCACCCCAACAACTAGCGCATTAGCATCTGAACATTCCCGGAGTGGCTTGTTGACTGAAGTCTGTGCAAACACTACACCAGCTACATCATCTCCTCTCTCAAGTAGAGTTTTAGATTCAGGGGAGGTCATCGCCAGAAACCATGAAAGTGCTTTCAAACCACAGAGTGCTGTTGGCGGACAGGGTAATTGGCAAAAGACTCCATTCCATCTTAACCAAGCTGCTCCAGCTATGCAACCCACCTTGAATGGTTTTAATAACCCATTGGGGTTTAATCATCCCTCTCAAGTTGGCAAAAGTGTTATTACATGTGCCTCGCCAGAGAGCTTTAGTTCAGAGGCAATGAGAACACATTCTCGAGCGCGTGACATGGTTGCAAGAAACAGTAGTCAAACGACCATTAGTAATTTCAATATGGACAAGGTGACAATGGTTGCTGATCCAAGTACATCTTCGAGTTCCGGCAGCCACTTGCCTGATTCCGGACATGATTCTCAAGGCACATGGAGGGGATTGTCGATAAATCCGAAGTCGGCTTCTGTACCTCCTGATCTAAATGTTGGTTTCCAGACACCAGGGTCACCAGTCTCAGGCTTCCTATTAGATTCGCAGAACCCAAATTTATCATTGCAACTATGA
- the LOC135635718 gene encoding probable serine/threonine-protein kinase PIX13, with protein MGNCLGFYPGSQSPSDTRPSSSAHSTSKASGSTVTEKLSTLSGSNFSQSIVSGASTDEGFLDGQILEVPNLRVFTFSELKIATRNFKPDTVLGEGGFGRVYKGWVEEKTLNPAKSGIGMVVAVKKLNPESMQGLEQWQSEVNFLGRLSHPNLVKLLGYCLEDKELLLVYEYMSKGSLENHLFRKGSAFEPLSWSLRLKIAIGAARGLAFLHTSEKQVIYRDFKASNILLDSNYNAKLSDFGLAKHGPSGGDSHVTTRVMGTYGYAAPEYVATGHLYVKSDVYGFGVMLLEMLSGQRALDTNRPSGQHNLIDFARPMLADRRKLARLIDNRLDGQYSSKGAYQVAQLTLKCLAGDPRSRPSMKEVVQTLEKIEALKSRSRDAKNVSH; from the exons ATGGGGAATTGCTTGGGATTCTACCCGGGGTCTCAGAGTCCCTCTGATACCAGGCCGTCGAGTTCAG CGCACTCGACATCAAAGGCTAGTGGTAGCACCGTCACCGAGAAGCTTTCGACCCTCAGCGGCAGCAACTTTAGTCAGTCTATTGTCAGTGGCGCAAGCACAGATGAGGGGTTTCTGGATGGCCAGATTCTGGAGGTGCCAAATCTTCGAGTCTTTACGTTTTCTGAGCTAAAGATTGCCACGAGAAATTTCAAGCCTGATACAGTACTTGGGGAAGGTGGATTTGGGAGAGTGTACAAGGGATGGGTGGAGGAGAAGACTCTGAATCCGGCAAAGAGTGGAATTGGAATGGTGGTTGCTGTGAAGAAACTGAACCCTGAGAGCATGCAAGGGTTGGAGCAATGGCAG TCTGAAGTGAATTTCCTAGGACGGCTTTCTCATCCAAACCTCGTCAAGCTCTTGGGCTACTGTCTGGAGGACAAGGAGCTTCTCCTTGTATACGAGTACATGTCAAAGGGCAGCTTGGAGAACCACCTCTTCAGAA AAGGGTCAGCTTTTGAGCCACTTTCTTGGAGCCTTAGGCTGAAGATAGCAATAGGTGCAGCTCGAGGCCTTGCATTCTTGCATACATCAGAGAAGCAAGTCATCTACCGGGACTTCAAGGCTTCTAACATCCTCCTTGACTCG AACTATAATGCAAAACTCTCGGACTTTGGTCTAGCGAAGCATGGACCGAGTGGTGGAGACTCACATGTCACTACACGAGTCATGGGCACCTATGGATATGCAGCTCCAGAATATGTCGCTACTG GTCATTTATATGTGAAGAGTGATGTGTATGGATTCGGAGTTATGTTACTGGAAATGCTTTCTGGTCAGCGGGCTCTCGACACAAATCGTCCAAGCGGGCAACACAACTTGATAGATTTTGCTAGACCAATGTTAGCCGATAGGAGAAAGTTGGCCCGACTAATAGACAATCGGCTCGACGGGCAATACTCCTCGAAAGGGGCTTATCAAGTTGCGCAGCTGACTCTAAAATGTCTTGCCGGTGATCCTAGGAGCCGTCCATCTATGAAAGAAGTGGTGCAGACACTAGAGAAGATTGAAGCCTTAAAAAGCAGGTCGAGAGACGCTAAAAATGTCTCCCATTAG
- the LOC103981560 gene encoding uncharacterized protein LOC103981560: protein MHRHGCAQGGAQSLDASGFSGPLPWVGLYAAAASAACALAMASDAISAFRRRQLWFPSFLFSLNATTLTLLSVATKLPLDLSSPMPSRPDQLAKLSGSALVATATANLLPSLASAPDAASAAADLIALAILVITVAANVSIQIATGVIYTFVPEHLAVLVLALALVIILCSSALAVPTTKRLLEEQFDDKFGSASDPDGGHNFDINSLRESVKRYWLMAHTSSPQYVLGRTATCTASGAFGLLTCLILVEASMRSVIKDPHGMSFCSGTSDYQWSTTVVFFSQVVAVVVGTIAPAWRWFNAVSFRGPFQQRWSCRDEVRVERYWIQRLIEWKQDASSTFLVDGSHRSRKMVHELKNVVLVLLTRAQIVVVVICKVVRLASVLPTSWIRRCCKCWSLRWGLVSIPSSLSTASGASRTPSGLEHLSNFVLHLEGEKHLVNLMMRSEREDTERWIRKGTKNQPAHLIQLISNHATFSQGFQGVCEFDSRSIPSLVTDEPPNCWELPLVTLTTVAVALPYIKPDLVKSLRCAVNEGLRYVRLVDEHLDTKGLHNMRKAGDNLWLGVDLYDKWLDKDLHELVSEEKSGKKIIEKLGEISRECVSSFEQKMRDGTEDRRSPLEWPADVLASNSMYRVSSTILQEYDGKFGTDDKLFLWLQTIISDIFCACLTNIPRVIYMECICSSVEVREKRVREAAFLLGEATSILEILGNPEVTCFYPKSKQYIEDWCMTRQDQNPSLPLSSS, encoded by the coding sequence ATGCATCGACACGGATGCGCGCAAGGGGGCGCCCAATCCCTGGACGCGTCCGGCTTCAGCGGGCCGCTCCCATGGGTCGGACTCTACGCGGCCGCGGCCTCCGCCGCTTGCGCCCTGGCCATGGCCAGCGACGCCATCTCCGCCTTCCGCCGCCGCCAGCTCTGGTTCCCCTCtttcctcttctccctcaacgCCACCACCCTCACCCTCCTCTCCGTCGCCACAAAGCTCCCCCTCGACCTCTCCTCCCCCATGCCCTCCCGCCCTGACCAGCTCGCCAAGCTCAGTGGCTCTGCCCTcgtcgccaccgccaccgccaaccTGCTCCCCTCCCTCGCCTCCGCCCCCGACGCCGCCTCCGCTGCGGCCGATCTCATCGCGCTTGCCATCCTGGTCATCACTGTCGCCGCGAACGTCTCCATCCAGATCGCCACCGGCGTCATCTACACCTTCGTCCCCGAGCATCTCGCCGTCCTCGTTCTCGCCCTCGCCCTTGTGATAATTCTCTGCTCCTCCGCCCTCGCCGTGCCGACCACGAAGCGGCTGCTCGAGGAGCAGTTCGATGACAAGTTCGGTTCGGCCTCCGACCCCGACGGCGGCCACAATTTCGACATCAACTCGCTCAGAGAGTCTGTGAAGCGCTACTGGTTGATGGCGCACACTTCCAGCCCGCAGTACGTGCTCGGCCGCACCGCCACCTGCACCGCCTCGGGGGCCTTTGGCCTCCTCACTTGcctcatcctcgtcgaagcctccaTGAGGTCCGTAATCAAGGACCCCCATGGCATGAGCTTCTGCAGTGGGACGTCGGATTACCAGTGGTCAACCACGGTCGTGTTCTTCTCTCAGGTGGTCGCCGTGGTGGTGGGCACTATTGCCCCGGCTTGGAGATGGTTTAACGCCGTCAGCTTCCGAGGGCCCTTCCAGCAGAGATGGAGCTGTAGGGATGAGGTCAGAGTGGAAAGGTACTGGATCCAGAGGCTAATCGAGTGGAAGCAAGATGCCTCCTCGACGTTCCTGGTCGACGGCAGCCATCGGAGCAGGAAGATGGTACACGAGCTCAAGAATGTCGTCCTGGTCTTGCTGACTAGAGCTCAGATTGTGGTGGTAGTGATCTGCAAGGTGGTGCGGTTGGCGTCCGTGTTGCCCACGAGCTGGATCCGTCGCTGCTGCAAATGTTGGTCGCTGAGATGGGGCTTAGTGTCCATTCCGAGTTCCTTGTCCACTGCCAGTGGTGCGAGCAGGACTCCTTCAGGTTTGGAACATCTGAGCAACTTTGTGCTGCATCTGGAAGGGGAGAAGCATTTGGTGAACTTGATGATGAGGAGCGAACGTGAGGACACGGAACGATGGATTCGGAAGGGCACTAAGAACCAACCTGCTCATCTGATTCAGTTGATCAGCAACCACGCTACTTTCTCCCAAGGATTTCAAGGTGTTTGTGAATTTGACAGTAGGAGCATTCCCTCCTTGGTCACCGACGAACCTCCTAATTGTTGGGAGCTGCCTTTGGTGACCCTCACTACGGTTGCGGTCGCTCTTCCTTACATCAAACCTGATTTGGTCAAGTCACTCCGGTGTGCAGTGAACGAAGGCCTCAGATATGTCAGGCTCGTTGACGAGCATCTGGACACGAAAGGGCTGCATAACATGAGGAAAGCAGGAGATAACCTCTGGCTGGGAGTAGACCTGTATGATAAGTGGCTGGACAAGGATCTCCACGAGTTAGTCTCCGAGGAAAAGAGTGGTAAGAAGATCATCGAAAAGCTAGGAGAAATTAGCAGAGAATGTGTTAGCAGCTTTGAGCAAAAAATGAGAGATGGTACTGAAGATAGGAGGAGCCCGCTGGAGTGGCCTGCAGACGTCTTAGCATCCAATTCTATGTACAGAGTGAGCAGTACTATCTTGCAAGAGTATGACGGCAAATTCGGGACGGATGACAAGTTATTTCTGTGGTTACAGACCATTATTTCTGACATATTCTGTGCTTGCCTCACCAATATACCAAGAGTCATTTACATGGAATGCATTTGTAGCTCAGTTGAAGTGAGGGAAAAGCGAGTGAGGGAGGCTGCTTTTCTTCTTGGTGAGGCTACAAGCATTCTCGAAATACTTGGAAATCCAGAAGTGACTTGCTTTTATCCTAAGAGCAAACAATACATTGAAGATTGGTGCATGACAAGGCAGGACCAAAATCCTAGTCTTCCTTTGAGTTCTTCTTAG